Below is a genomic region from Streptomyces sp. RPA4-2.
GCCGACACGACAGGTGTCCGCCGGCGCCGGTGGGAAGCCTCGGTCGTACGTCGTGTCATGCGCGTCGCCTCACCGTGGCTGATCGGGCAACGCGAGTTCGGCCGGGGCCGGTTGGCCCACTGGTCGGCAGTCGCGACCGCGGACCGCGGGCCTCCACTCAGGCCGGGGGTCGGCTGTTTCCCGCCGTGTGACGGCCGCACCGCGGGCGCTCGCGGCGCCGTGGCCGCACGGGCACCGGCGGGAAGTCGCGCTGCGCCCGAGCCGCGGTCGTCGGCGCGTCATCGCGGAACGCTGTCCTGGAGTTGCGCGAAGAGTTCCGCGTTGTGCGTGTAGTCGACCGGGACGTCGATGACCGTGATGCCGGGGTCGCAGAGCCCGACCGGGTCGAGAGACCCGCGCAGTTCGGTCTCGAAGGCGTCCATGGTCTCGGTCCGAATCCCTCTGGCGCCGAACGCGCAGGCGTACAGGGTGATGTCGCAGGCGCCGGACCGGACGCCGGAGGCTCTGCCGTATCTGCGATGCTCCTGGAAGGCCACCGTGTCGTAGGCGTTGTCCCGCATGATCACATGTGTGGCGTGGAGGCCCAGACGGGTGGCGGTCTCCATTTCCTGTGCGCCGGCCAGAAACCCGCCGTCCCCGGAGACCGACACCACCTGTGTCCCCGGCCGCAGCAGCGCGGCGGTCATCGCCCGTGGCAGGCCGACTCCCGGTGTCTGCGGGCCGTTGGAGAGCAGGAGGCGGCGCGGCTGGTGTCCGCGGAAGTGACGGGCCAGGTAGATGTGCGAGCCGGTGTCGGACACCACGGTGGCATCGTCGTCCACGACCTCGGAGATCTTCTGGATCACCGCGCCTGGATCGAGGCCGGCGGCGGTGGCCGGTGCCGCCCTGGCCTCCTCCTCGATGCGGGCCAGCGCGGTGTGTTGTTCGGCCAGGGCAGCTCGGGTCCGGTCGCTGATCGGCAGTCCGGAGAGCTCCCCCGACAGCTCGTCGACCGTCGCGGCCACATCGCCCCGCAGTTCCAGAGCGGGCTGGTAGTGGCTGCCGATCTCGGCGGGCAGCGCGTCGATGTGGACGATCGTTCGGGCCGGGTCGGTGTTCCAGAGGCCCGGGTCGTACTCCACGGGGTCGTAGCCGACGGTGATCAGCGCGTCGGCGTGCGTCACCATGGCGTCCCCCGGCTGGTCACGGAAGAGGCCGACCCGGCCGGCGTACTGCTCCTCCAGTGCGCGCGGGACGATGCCCGCGGCCTGGAAGGTCTCCACCACGGGCAGGCCGGTGACGCGGATCAGTTCACGCAGCGCGGTGCAGGCCTCGGTGTCCGCACCCCGCAGCC
It encodes:
- the alsS gene encoding acetolactate synthase AlsS — encoded protein: MPTPPIGAAQRMVETLSQYGVPYVFGVPGSASDAVHDALAVAGPELVMCHHEQNAAVMAAAVGLLTGTPGAVLATSGAGTANLMTGLLLATTEQHPMIAVCAAVTGRDRFKRTQRSMDAIAALRLVTTHTCEVRDPDHVPEAIANALRAAVTPPRGAAAVMIPDDVAGAPTAASVVQPHRHPAHGPAPAECIHRAAQIIRAARQPLLLVGLRGADTEACTALRELIRVTGLPVVETFQAAGIVPRALEEQYAGRVGLFRDQPGDAMVTHADALITVGYDPVEYDPGLWNTDPARTIVHIDALPAEIGSHYQPALELRGDVAATVDELSGELSGLPISDRTRAALAEQHTALARIEEEARAAPATAAGLDPGAVIQKISEVVDDDATVVSDTGSHIYLARHFRGHQPRRLLLSNGPQTPGVGLPRAMTAALLRPGTQVVSVSGDGGFLAGAQEMETATRLGLHATHVIMRDNAYDTVAFQEHRRYGRASGVRSGACDITLYACAFGARGIRTETMDAFETELRGSLDPVGLCDPGITVIDVPVDYTHNAELFAQLQDSVPR